A segment of the Fusarium musae strain F31 chromosome 2, whole genome shotgun sequence genome:
ATATTGGAATGAAGGGGACCAAAGTTGAAGGGAGCAAGCCACAACGAAGAACTTTATCGACGAgtgtgaggaggagagaagcCTCAGAAAAGAGGTGGtatttaagatttatatattcACGACATTGAACATTGTCACCACGTGCAGCTGCAGCGAAGAACACGCACGACAACTGCAGTGCTTGTAGCTTGTAGGTAAGGATGGTCTAAGTTCAGTACATGGGCATATGTAAACCCTGTCCTAAATACGGATTACTACTCCACTAACTAACAAGCACCAAGCAACTCACTGCACATCCCTTCCCTCACGGACGAGGGCCGCCTCTCCCGAAGCTTAGCAGAGATTAAAAATGCACTACCACGAAGggttcatcgtcatcaaatGCTGTGTCAATGTACCCCACAGCGCAatgccttgaccttgggacATGCAGCTGGGGAGGGTCGATCACGGCTGGCATTGGACAattctcttgttcttgggtcGTGGGGTAAAAAGGGCCGATGTTGGAGGCAGCTTTAGACCCAAAGGAAACAGTTCAAGAACTCGTCTGACCATGGATGGACGGACTTACATGAAGGGGAGACGAGAGGTAGAGGGTCTCTTGACGTCACATCGTTTACTGCCTCGGACCAGACCCgaattgcattgcattgcattgctaTTGTTCCTTTGTTTACCCAGAAGCTATAGTGTAAGTTTGTGGCCTCTTCGATCATGAGAGTGTTGATCTCATCTGATAAATTCCCAACATGAGGACCCAACGTTGCACTACTGAGTACACATCGTCAGCTCATAACCGTGATCGACATAGCTAAATTTACCCAAGGTCACGCCCGCTGTCCAGATCCtgtaatttaatataattcaAGTACTCTGTAAAACCCAAAATAACAAAAAGTCTAAACCGCCCCAATTGCCCTCACCTCACTCACGCATGAGTCCTTGCACGTTAATTACGGagggttttcttttcttcggTGAAATCTTTCTTCCCTCGATCAATTGCCGAAACAACACCAGATTTTTGGGACATATTTCCCCGTCATCATCACTAGATTCCCCACGATGCCCTTGCTCCCCCGCCCCCCCTTGGaacctctttttccttttcttccccGCATCCCAGAGAATACTAACCCCGACCCCAGCGATCGTCTGCGTCCGAAGAACCACCGCGGAGTGTCGGGCCTAGACGCCGTATCCATTTGATTCCAAGCCGTGATCATCTTTGTATTCTTGGCGAAATAGCAAGAGTTTTATTATTCCGTAGCTGTCTACGAGGGTGATGGGTGCCCTGCTGGCTTCGTGAATCGGCGCTTTTCCTTGGATCAGGAAGATGTGATAGGTATGCTACGTTGTAAGTCAAAGGCACAGCAGCACAAGCTTGGGTGGTATGCAGACGCACGTTGTTCTAAACGGTCAAATCattattaagtagctttctgtGGTAGCTTACTGCCTTTCTAGGCAAGTATGTAAGCTCCCTCTATGCGATTTCATCCTTTCAAGGATCATCATGATACCCCCTAGCCCATTACATGAATCAATGCCATCATTGACTCCATAGAATACACTTTTTCCCTCCCCGGGCCGTCATACCGCCAACGTCTCTAAGCGTCGTGGTACTCGGTCTAATTATTCTGAAGTCAAGCTAAGAAACCCCATTCATAAATCAGTAGATACCAGGGATGATTCGGTATCGAACAATCTTGCGGTACTCCTCCCAGTCCTTGCCGTACTTGCGGTGGCACTTGTCATCGTCACGTCTCTCGCGGTGAACGAGGAGGATAGCAAAGTACAGGATGTAGAAGTAGGTGATGAGCATGCCCCATCCCTTAGCTTCGCCCTGGATAACCTCTCGACCGTCTCGCATCACCCACGCGCCCTCGGCATGAGTCCCGGCGCTGAGGATCTGGTAGCCGGCGAGACCGGTAGGGAGACAATAGGGCCACGACTGGATCCAATCGCCCAGGTAGTTGATGTGACGGGCGATTCCCCACCAGCCTGTCGTGAGAAGTTTGCTGCCCTTCTGGGTCTGGATGTACTTGAGGTGAGAGATTCTGGGGTCGTCGGGGTTGGTTCGGAAGCGGTTCTTCTCGTTGTTGGCTGAGCGGAAGATGTAGAAGCCAAGGCCGATGAGACCCAACATACCGGCTAGGCCGAGAGGGCCGAGGGAGACAGGGTGAACGGAGAGATATCGGGTCTGCAGCGAGTAGACATATGGAACCCAGACAATATCGCCAAAGGCCAACATCATACCGAAGCCGTCGGTGGTGATATCCATGGTCGTCAAGATCGCAGGCTCATTCCACCAAGAGTCGAAGACATACAGGGCCTGAACAGCCGTGATGAGGATAGAGCTATCGGTCACGAAGCCATAGTTGCGATACTGCTGGGCGCACCACGAGCAGTTCATAATAATCCAGCCCATCATTCCAggtcgaagctcaagaaacTCCTTAATGTCAACCTCGCCGATGAGAGGGATCGAAATACGGGGGTTCAGTTCACGACCGATGAACCAATCGTACAGCATGTTTCCAGAGTGGCCTCCAGCAGCAAGCTCGCGGTTCTCCTTATTTCCGGGCTTGACGCTAAAGCTTCGAACGTAGACGAAGGTGGACACAAGGTAGGAGTAGATGATGTTGGCGGAAAGGATCTGAATGAAGTTCTCCGACATGAAG
Coding sequences within it:
- a CDS encoding Delta(14)-sterol reductase, whose translation is MAGKNKQPASEEQHGYEFFGPPGAFVISFFLPILVYVFNFVCNDISGCPAPSLLHPKTLSLDALKHEVGWPSNGVAGLVSWKGTAAVIGYNVLSLILYRVLPAVEVEGTELRSGGKLKYRFNTLYSSTFTLAVLAAGTAAQGAEFPVWTFMSENFIQILSANIIYSYLVSTFVYVRSFSVKPGNKENRELAAGGHSGNMLYDWFIGRELNPRISIPLIGEVDIKEFLELRPGMMGWIIMNCSWCAQQYRNYGFVTDSSILITAVQALYVFDSWWNEPAILTTMDITTDGFGMMLAFGDIVWVPYVYSLQTRYLSVHPVSLGPLGLAGMLGLIGLGFYIFRSANNEKNRFRTNPDDPRISHLKYIQTQKGSKLLTTGWWGIARHINYLGDWIQSWPYCLPTGLAGYQILSAGTHAEGAWVMRDGREVIQGEAKGWGMLITYFYILYFAILLVHRERRDDDKCHRKYGKDWEEYRKIVRYRIIPGIY